Proteins encoded within one genomic window of Vulgatibacter sp.:
- the bshB1 gene encoding bacillithiol biosynthesis deacetylase BshB1 produces MSAYGVEVLAFGPHPDDVEIFCGGTMIRFADLGYRTGVVDLTRGEKASLGTPEERAREAEAASRILGLAFREDLGLPDTGLDASDRAQIAKAVEVIRRHRPELVLLPWVEERHPDHVAAAALLQKAIFYAGVRRFETEPASERFVPRQVLHYQLRHRMEPTFVIDTSAAAERKREAIACYGSQVRRPPGGDATLLSSSRALDAIEARDRFVGSLIGVACGEALRSPNVPGLVDPLRHFRDNPFPEAHAFEPLR; encoded by the coding sequence TTGAGCGCCTATGGCGTGGAGGTACTCGCTTTCGGGCCCCATCCCGACGACGTGGAGATCTTCTGCGGCGGCACGATGATCCGCTTCGCGGATCTCGGCTACCGCACCGGCGTCGTCGATCTCACCCGCGGCGAGAAGGCGAGCCTCGGCACGCCCGAGGAGCGCGCCCGGGAGGCGGAGGCGGCGAGCCGCATCCTCGGCCTCGCCTTCCGCGAGGACCTCGGCCTCCCGGACACCGGCCTCGACGCCTCCGATCGAGCGCAGATCGCAAAGGCGGTGGAGGTGATCCGCCGCCACCGGCCGGAGCTGGTGCTCCTGCCCTGGGTGGAGGAACGCCACCCCGACCACGTAGCGGCAGCGGCGTTGCTCCAGAAGGCGATCTTCTACGCAGGCGTGCGGCGCTTCGAGACGGAGCCCGCCTCCGAACGCTTCGTCCCCAGGCAGGTGCTCCACTACCAGCTCCGCCACCGGATGGAGCCGACCTTCGTGATCGACACCTCCGCCGCCGCCGAGCGGAAGCGCGAGGCGATCGCCTGCTACGGCAGCCAGGTGCGCAGGCCCCCCGGCGGCGACGCCACGCTCCTCTCCTCGAGCCGCGCCCTCGACGCGATCGAGGCGCGGGATCGCTTCGTCGGCAGCCTCATCGGCGTCGCCTGCGGCGAGGCGCTGCGCAGCCCCAACGTGCCGGGCCTCGTCGATCCCCTGCGCCACTTCCGCGACAACCCCTTCCCCGAGGCGCACGCCTTCGAGCCGCTGCGATGA
- a CDS encoding PIG-L family deacetylase: MIPRLALALSLLLLPALAGATESPMHAGDLAHALDRLAGTGRVLYVAAHPDDENTRLLAHLANGRHLRVAYLSMTRGGGGQNLIGGEQGELLDVIRTEELLAARGLDRAEQRFSTMRDFGFSKSAEETFGIWGREAALGDMVQVIRTFRPDVIVTRFDETPPNHGHHTASAILAREAFDAAADPKRFPAQGLEPWQATRLVYNHSHWRGPAPAGALPLDVGGYDVRLGLGYGELAALSRSQHKSQGFGAKGERGALLEHFVHVAGTRAEKDLVEGVELSWRRFGKGGERVGQALEKARATLVRDHPERALPALVEARVALAALPDDPRVQDARRDLDEVIAGAAGLFLRATAPSPAAVPGSEVEVELEVLARLPAGVQLREVAFPDGKVLRPGVKLAPEQRELVKHRLRIPADAAISAPYWLAGEASRGSYAVADRSLVGAPRGPAAAFVAATFDIGGAAIRYDVPVVHAWVDRVHGERTRPFLVVPPATLTPTREAVLLPNGKPGAVALRIRAGADGVQGRVELGLPAGWKAKPASREVKLAKAGDETTVRFDVEAPAGAAPTEIQPSITVAGKRWSFREDVIDYPHIPVQVVLQPARLRLSPLEIQLPAGLVGYVQGSGDSVAEDLHHVGAAVELVDDDTLRAGDLDRYAAIIVGIRAYNTRPALRAAHERLMRYVESGGTVVVQYVTSSNWDRLDTPIGPFPLEIGRDRITDETAEMIALQADHPLLAAPNRITAADFEGWVQERGLYFATKWDERYQPLFEAADPGEGKLQGSTLVARHGRGRYVYTGLAFFRQLRAGVPGAYRLLSNLVARP; the protein is encoded by the coding sequence ATGATCCCGCGCCTCGCCCTCGCGCTCTCCCTGCTGCTCCTTCCCGCGCTGGCCGGCGCCACGGAGTCCCCGATGCACGCAGGCGATCTCGCCCACGCCCTCGACCGCCTCGCCGGCACCGGCCGCGTGCTCTACGTGGCGGCCCACCCCGACGACGAGAACACCCGGCTCCTCGCGCACCTCGCGAACGGCAGGCACCTGCGGGTGGCCTACCTCTCGATGACCCGCGGCGGCGGTGGCCAGAACCTCATCGGCGGGGAGCAGGGCGAGCTCCTCGACGTGATCCGCACCGAGGAGCTGCTCGCTGCCCGCGGCCTCGACCGAGCCGAGCAGCGCTTCTCCACCATGCGCGACTTCGGCTTCTCCAAGAGCGCCGAGGAGACCTTCGGGATCTGGGGCAGGGAAGCGGCGCTGGGCGACATGGTGCAGGTGATCCGCACCTTCCGCCCCGACGTGATCGTCACCCGTTTCGACGAGACGCCGCCCAACCACGGCCACCACACCGCCTCGGCGATCCTGGCCCGGGAGGCCTTCGACGCTGCGGCGGATCCGAAGCGCTTTCCCGCGCAGGGGCTGGAGCCCTGGCAGGCGACGCGCCTCGTCTACAACCACTCGCATTGGCGCGGCCCTGCGCCGGCAGGGGCGCTGCCCCTCGACGTCGGCGGCTACGACGTGCGGCTCGGGCTCGGATACGGCGAGCTCGCCGCGCTCTCGCGCAGCCAGCACAAGAGCCAGGGCTTCGGCGCGAAGGGCGAGCGGGGCGCGCTCCTCGAGCATTTCGTCCACGTCGCCGGCACGCGGGCGGAGAAGGATCTGGTCGAGGGCGTGGAGCTCTCCTGGCGTCGCTTCGGCAAGGGCGGCGAGCGGGTGGGGCAGGCCCTCGAGAAGGCCCGGGCCACCCTCGTACGCGACCATCCCGAGCGCGCCCTCCCCGCGCTGGTCGAGGCCCGGGTCGCGCTGGCGGCGCTGCCGGACGATCCCCGCGTGCAGGACGCGCGGCGGGATCTCGACGAGGTGATCGCCGGTGCAGCGGGGCTCTTCCTCCGCGCCACCGCGCCGAGCCCCGCCGCCGTCCCCGGCAGCGAGGTGGAGGTGGAGCTCGAGGTCCTCGCCCGCCTGCCTGCGGGGGTGCAGCTGCGCGAGGTGGCCTTCCCCGACGGCAAGGTGCTGCGGCCCGGGGTGAAGCTGGCGCCGGAGCAGCGGGAGCTGGTGAAGCACCGCCTGCGCATCCCCGCGGACGCCGCCATCTCCGCGCCCTATTGGCTCGCAGGCGAGGCGTCGCGGGGCAGCTACGCGGTGGCGGATCGCAGCCTCGTTGGCGCGCCCCGCGGGCCTGCGGCAGCCTTCGTCGCCGCCACCTTCGATATCGGTGGCGCGGCGATCCGCTACGACGTCCCGGTGGTCCACGCCTGGGTCGATCGGGTCCACGGCGAGCGCACGCGCCCCTTCCTCGTGGTGCCGCCGGCGACCTTGACGCCCACCCGCGAGGCGGTGCTCCTCCCCAACGGCAAGCCCGGCGCCGTCGCCCTGCGGATCCGCGCCGGCGCCGACGGGGTGCAGGGCAGGGTGGAGCTCGGCCTGCCCGCAGGCTGGAAGGCGAAGCCCGCCTCGCGCGAGGTGAAGCTCGCGAAGGCCGGCGACGAGACCACCGTGCGCTTCGACGTGGAGGCGCCGGCAGGTGCAGCGCCCACGGAGATCCAGCCCTCGATCACCGTGGCCGGCAAACGCTGGTCGTTCCGCGAGGACGTGATCGACTACCCGCACATCCCGGTGCAGGTGGTGCTCCAGCCTGCGCGGCTGCGCCTCTCGCCCCTCGAGATCCAGCTTCCCGCAGGGCTCGTCGGCTACGTGCAGGGATCCGGTGACTCGGTGGCCGAGGACCTGCACCACGTGGGCGCCGCCGTCGAGCTGGTGGACGACGACACCCTGCGCGCCGGCGACCTCGATCGCTACGCCGCCATCATCGTCGGCATCCGCGCCTACAACACCAGGCCCGCGCTCCGCGCCGCCCACGAGCGGCTGATGCGCTACGTGGAGAGCGGCGGCACGGTGGTGGTGCAGTACGTGACCTCGAGCAATTGGGATCGCCTCGACACGCCGATCGGACCCTTCCCCCTCGAGATCGGCAGGGATCGGATCACCGACGAGACCGCGGAGATGATCGCGCTCCAGGCGGATCACCCGCTCCTGGCCGCCCCCAACCGGATCACCGCTGCGGACTTCGAGGGCTGGGTGCAGGAGCGCGGCCTCTACTTCGCGACGAAGTGGGACGAGCGCTACCAGCCGCTCTTCGAGGCGGCGGATCCGGGCGAGGGCAAGCTGCAGGGCAGCACCCTCGTCGCCCGCCACGGCAGGGGCCGCTACGTCTACACCGGCCTCGCCTTCTTCCGACAGCTGCGCGCCGGGGTCCCCGGCGCCTACCGACTCCTGAGCAACCTGGTGGCCCGCCCGTGA
- a CDS encoding SulP family inorganic anion transporter, producing MPRLDLARLKSEWFGNVRGDTIAAMAVALALIPEAIAFSIIAGVDPKVGLYASFTIAVTAAIFGGRPGMISAATGAMALLMITLVKHHGLEYLFAATILTGVLQVGFRLLRLSRYMKFVPRSVMTGFVNALAILIFMAQLPQFEGANWQMFAMVGAGLAIIYGLPRITKAVPSPLVAIVVLTGVSLVLGLDLRTVGDMGQLPTALPFFHIPEVPFTFETLKIIGPYAVALAMVGLIESLLTASVVDEMTDTSSNKHAEAKGQGIANIVTGFFGGMAGCAMIGQSVINVKSGGRGRLSTFLAGVFLLGFILVLGEWVAAIPMGALVAVMFMVSFSTFEWASLKGMKVMPIPETIVMVATVGTVVATHDLAMGVLVGIVLSAVFFARHVAKLIQVTSTTDRAGSRIYVVTGELFFVSVEAFVQAFDFREALERVEIDLTHAHVWDASAVAAVDRVVLKFKARGVEVVFTGVNEPSALLLDKLATHDKPGAALSVH from the coding sequence CTGCCCCGCCTCGATCTCGCTCGCCTCAAGTCCGAATGGTTCGGCAACGTCCGCGGCGACACCATCGCCGCCATGGCCGTGGCCCTCGCGCTCATCCCCGAAGCGATCGCCTTCTCGATCATCGCCGGCGTCGACCCCAAGGTCGGCCTCTACGCCTCCTTCACCATCGCGGTGACTGCCGCGATCTTCGGCGGCAGGCCCGGCATGATCTCCGCCGCCACCGGCGCGATGGCGCTCCTGATGATTACCCTGGTGAAGCACCACGGGCTCGAATACCTCTTCGCCGCCACCATCCTCACCGGCGTGCTCCAGGTGGGCTTCCGGCTCCTTCGCCTCAGCCGCTACATGAAATTCGTGCCGCGGTCGGTGATGACCGGCTTCGTCAACGCGCTGGCGATCCTCATCTTCATGGCCCAGCTGCCCCAGTTCGAGGGGGCCAACTGGCAGATGTTCGCCATGGTCGGCGCGGGCCTGGCGATCATCTACGGCCTGCCGCGGATCACGAAGGCCGTGCCCTCGCCGCTGGTGGCGATCGTCGTCCTCACCGGCGTCTCGCTCGTGCTCGGCCTCGACCTGCGCACCGTGGGTGACATGGGCCAGCTGCCCACCGCGCTGCCCTTCTTCCACATCCCGGAGGTGCCCTTCACCTTCGAGACCTTGAAGATCATCGGCCCCTACGCAGTGGCGCTGGCGATGGTCGGCCTGATCGAGTCGCTCCTCACCGCCTCGGTGGTGGACGAGATGACCGACACCTCGAGCAACAAACACGCCGAGGCGAAGGGGCAGGGCATCGCCAACATCGTCACCGGCTTCTTCGGCGGCATGGCGGGCTGCGCGATGATCGGCCAGTCGGTGATCAACGTGAAGTCGGGCGGCCGTGGCCGTCTCTCCACCTTCCTCGCCGGCGTCTTCCTCCTCGGCTTCATCCTGGTTCTCGGTGAGTGGGTCGCGGCGATCCCGATGGGGGCGCTGGTGGCGGTGATGTTCATGGTCTCCTTCAGCACCTTCGAGTGGGCGTCGCTCAAGGGGATGAAGGTGATGCCGATCCCCGAGACCATCGTGATGGTCGCCACCGTGGGCACCGTGGTCGCCACCCACGACCTCGCCATGGGCGTACTGGTGGGCATCGTGCTCAGCGCCGTCTTCTTCGCCCGCCACGTGGCCAAGCTGATCCAGGTCACCTCCACCACCGACCGCGCCGGCAGCAGGATCTACGTGGTCACCGGCGAGCTCTTCTTCGTCTCGGTGGAGGCTTTCGTGCAGGCCTTCGACTTCCGCGAGGCGCTCGAGCGGGTGGAGATCGACCTCACCCACGCCCACGTCTGGGACGCCTCGGCGGTGGCAGCGGTGGACCGGGTGGTGCTCAAGTTCAAGGCCCGTGGGGTGGAGGTCGTCTTCACCGGCGTCAACGAGCCGAGCGCGCTGCTGCTCGACAAGCTGGCCACCCACGACAAGCCCGGCGCCGCGCTCTCCGTCCACTGA
- a CDS encoding alpha/beta hydrolase: MAAKVSPNVEPATRRFLDAGNAAGGKPIWELDPKDARQVLSSVQAGEEVAKPPAAIEDRTVPGGQNGDVRIRIVRPQGAGGELPVILYTHGGGWVLGGKDTHDRLIRELASGVGAAVVFVDYTLAPDAQYPTQLEEAWAVATWIAREGSANGLDASRIAVVGDSVGGNLATVVARYAKERGGPAIACQVLFYPVTDADLDTGSYREFAEGHFLTRAGMKWFWDNYLPDEGMRKGPDAAPLRASEDQLRGLPRTLLIVAESDVLRDEGEAYARKLAAAGVRVEAARFLGTMHDFVMLNPLAETPATRAALRLAIDTLREAIGEEERQGARPGAGREAAAELAH; the protein is encoded by the coding sequence ATGGCAGCGAAGGTATCTCCGAACGTCGAGCCTGCGACGCGGCGCTTTCTCGATGCGGGCAACGCGGCAGGCGGCAAGCCGATCTGGGAGCTGGATCCGAAGGACGCGCGCCAGGTCCTCTCCAGCGTGCAGGCAGGCGAGGAGGTGGCGAAGCCACCGGCGGCGATCGAGGATCGCACGGTGCCCGGCGGCCAGAACGGCGACGTCCGCATCCGGATCGTCCGGCCGCAGGGCGCAGGCGGCGAGCTGCCGGTCATCCTCTACACCCATGGCGGTGGCTGGGTGCTCGGGGGCAAGGACACCCACGACCGCCTGATCCGCGAGCTCGCCAGCGGCGTCGGCGCCGCCGTCGTCTTCGTCGACTACACGCTGGCCCCCGACGCGCAATATCCCACGCAGCTCGAGGAGGCCTGGGCGGTCGCCACCTGGATCGCCAGGGAGGGGAGCGCGAACGGGCTCGATGCCAGCCGCATTGCGGTGGTCGGCGACAGCGTAGGCGGCAACCTTGCAACCGTCGTCGCACGGTACGCGAAGGAGCGGGGTGGACCGGCGATCGCCTGCCAGGTGCTCTTCTACCCGGTCACCGACGCCGATCTCGACACCGGCTCCTACCGCGAGTTCGCCGAGGGCCACTTCCTCACCCGCGCCGGGATGAAGTGGTTCTGGGACAACTACCTTCCCGACGAGGGGATGCGGAAGGGACCCGACGCAGCGCCGCTGCGCGCGAGCGAAGATCAGCTGCGCGGCCTGCCGCGCACCCTGCTCATCGTGGCCGAGAGCGACGTGCTTCGCGACGAAGGCGAGGCCTACGCCCGCAAGCTCGCCGCAGCCGGCGTGCGGGTGGAGGCGGCGCGTTTCCTCGGCACGATGCACGACTTCGTGATGCTCAACCCGCTCGCCGAGACGCCGGCGACACGGGCCGCGCTGCGCCTCGCCATCGACACACTGCGGGAGGCGATCGGCGAGGAGGAGCGCCAGGGCGCGAGGCCCGGGGCGGGGCGAGAGGCTGCAGCCGAGCTCGCCCACTGA
- the bshA gene encoding N-acetyl-alpha-D-glucosaminyl L-malate synthase BshA, which produces MKFSIGIVCFPSFGGSGVVASELARGLAERGHDAHLLSTARPGRITGDEPGLTFHEIRVPDYPLFEHAPYGLAVASKIVDVCRAHRLDLLQVHYAVPHVASGLLAKQLLGVQAPLLVTSLHGTDVTRTGSDPSYRSITSAAIAASDGVTVPSAWLRDEARARLQLPGDLPIEVIANFVDSERFAPPQVRDRARLQSLFPRAEEGPVLFHVSNFRPVKRTGDLIEVLALLRHHLPARLVLVGDGPDRPLVEERAKALGLDGQIHFLGKQASFVEWLRHADAFLLPSECESFGVAALEALAAGVPVFGYRVGGLPEVVPAEVGRLVEPFDAKALANAVRAALETPGASERLGSAARTHVLERYRREPALDRYERYFRELLLRRPPEKR; this is translated from the coding sequence ATGAAGTTCTCGATCGGCATCGTCTGCTTCCCCAGTTTCGGCGGCAGCGGCGTGGTGGCCTCCGAGCTGGCGCGGGGCCTCGCCGAGCGCGGTCACGACGCGCACCTGCTCTCCACCGCGCGGCCCGGGCGGATCACGGGCGACGAGCCCGGCCTCACCTTCCACGAGATCCGGGTCCCCGACTACCCGCTCTTCGAGCACGCGCCCTACGGGCTCGCCGTGGCCTCGAAGATCGTCGACGTCTGCAGGGCGCACCGCCTCGATCTGCTCCAGGTCCACTACGCCGTGCCCCACGTGGCGAGCGGGCTCCTGGCGAAGCAGCTCCTCGGCGTGCAGGCGCCCCTCCTCGTCACCTCGCTCCACGGCACCGACGTCACCCGCACCGGCTCCGATCCGAGCTACCGCTCGATCACCAGCGCCGCCATCGCCGCCTCCGACGGGGTCACCGTCCCCTCCGCCTGGCTGCGCGACGAGGCCCGGGCGCGGCTCCAGCTTCCGGGTGATCTGCCGATCGAGGTGATCGCCAACTTCGTGGACAGCGAGCGCTTCGCCCCGCCGCAGGTGCGCGATCGGGCCAGGCTGCAGTCGCTCTTTCCGCGCGCGGAAGAGGGCCCGGTGCTCTTCCACGTCTCCAACTTCCGCCCGGTGAAGCGAACCGGCGATCTGATCGAGGTCCTCGCGCTGCTGCGCCACCACCTCCCGGCGCGCCTCGTGCTCGTCGGCGACGGACCCGATCGTCCCCTCGTCGAGGAGCGCGCGAAGGCCCTCGGCCTCGACGGACAGATCCACTTCCTCGGCAAGCAGGCCTCCTTCGTGGAGTGGCTCCGCCACGCGGACGCCTTCCTCCTGCCCAGCGAGTGCGAGAGCTTCGGCGTCGCCGCCCTCGAGGCGCTCGCTGCAGGGGTGCCGGTCTTCGGCTACCGCGTCGGCGGCCTGCCCGAGGTGGTGCCGGCCGAGGTCGGCAGGCTCGTCGAGCCCTTCGACGCAAAAGCCCTCGCCAATGCCGTGCGGGCCGCCCTCGAAACCCCCGGTGCGAGCGAGCGCCTCGGCAGCGCCGCCCGCACCCACGTCCTCGAACGTTACCGCCGCGAGCCCGCGCTCGATCGCTACGAGCGCTATTTTCGCGAGCTCCTCCTGCGGCGGCCCCCGGAGAAGAGATGA
- a CDS encoding sodium:solute symporter codes for MTSLDWSVLVATIGFIVIYGAWKSRGVATMESYVRGDSSLKWPTIGLSIMATQASAITFLSTPGQAYEDGMRFVQFYFGLPLAMVVIAAVFVPIYYRLKVYTAYEYLEHRFDHRVRYLGAVLFLIQRGLAAGITIYAPSIILSSILGWPLDWLIVAIGLLVIAYTVSGGTRAVSQTQKQQMIVMMGGMIVAAVVIVWRLPENVSMPAAVGLAGALDRMNVVSFDLDLDNRYNFWSGMTGGFFLALSYFGTDQSQVQRYLSGRSVTESRLGLLFNGMFKVPMQFLILFIGVLVFVFHLFQQPPLFFNQAALERVEASSHAPALHELQARYETAFATQRAAAEAWVAAREDAAVEAVAREKLRTAAAATKEIRGEAKTLVATALPGTETKDADYVFVSFVLRYLPAGLVGLLIAVILCAAMSSTASELNALGSTSTIDLYKRAFGKKGAPANDRRDLLVSKGFTVLWGLVAIGFASFASLVDNLIEAVNILGSIFYGTVLGLFVVAFFLKRVTATPVLLAALVAQAVVAALFFASELGFLWFNVVGCAIVVVLSLLFEAARSFGGGGGLAIRGE; via the coding sequence GTGACGTCGCTCGACTGGTCCGTCCTCGTCGCCACCATCGGCTTCATCGTGATCTACGGCGCGTGGAAATCCCGCGGCGTCGCCACGATGGAGAGCTACGTCCGCGGCGACAGCTCCCTCAAATGGCCGACCATCGGCCTCAGCATCATGGCCACCCAGGCCAGCGCCATCACCTTCCTCTCCACGCCGGGGCAGGCCTACGAGGACGGGATGCGCTTCGTGCAGTTCTACTTCGGGCTGCCGCTGGCGATGGTGGTGATCGCGGCGGTCTTCGTGCCGATCTACTACCGGCTCAAGGTCTACACCGCCTACGAATACCTCGAGCACCGCTTCGACCACCGGGTGCGCTATCTGGGTGCGGTGCTCTTCCTGATCCAGCGCGGGCTCGCTGCGGGGATCACCATCTACGCCCCGTCGATCATCCTGAGCTCGATCCTCGGCTGGCCCCTCGACTGGCTCATCGTCGCCATCGGCCTGCTGGTCATCGCCTACACCGTCTCCGGCGGCACCCGGGCGGTGAGCCAGACCCAGAAGCAGCAGATGATCGTGATGATGGGCGGCATGATCGTCGCCGCGGTGGTGATCGTCTGGCGGCTCCCCGAGAACGTCTCCATGCCCGCAGCGGTTGGGCTCGCCGGCGCCCTCGACCGCATGAACGTGGTGAGCTTCGACCTCGACCTCGACAACCGCTACAACTTCTGGTCGGGGATGACCGGCGGCTTCTTCCTCGCGCTCTCCTACTTCGGCACCGATCAGTCGCAGGTGCAGCGCTACCTCTCGGGGCGCTCGGTGACCGAGAGCCGGCTGGGGCTGCTCTTCAACGGCATGTTCAAGGTGCCGATGCAGTTCCTCATCCTCTTCATCGGCGTGCTCGTCTTCGTCTTCCACCTCTTCCAGCAGCCGCCGCTCTTCTTCAACCAGGCGGCGCTCGAGCGGGTGGAGGCCTCCTCCCACGCGCCGGCGCTGCACGAGCTGCAGGCGCGCTACGAGACCGCCTTCGCCACGCAGCGCGCCGCTGCGGAAGCCTGGGTGGCGGCCCGGGAGGACGCCGCCGTGGAGGCGGTTGCCCGCGAGAAGCTCCGCACCGCAGCAGCGGCGACGAAGGAGATCCGCGGCGAGGCGAAGACGCTGGTGGCCACGGCGCTCCCCGGCACCGAGACCAAGGACGCCGACTACGTCTTCGTCTCCTTCGTGCTGCGCTACCTGCCCGCAGGCCTGGTGGGCCTGCTCATCGCGGTGATCCTCTGCGCGGCGATGAGCTCCACGGCGAGCGAGCTCAACGCCCTCGGCTCCACCAGCACCATCGACCTCTACAAGCGGGCCTTCGGCAAGAAGGGCGCGCCGGCGAACGACCGGCGCGATCTGCTCGTCTCGAAGGGCTTCACCGTCCTCTGGGGGCTGGTGGCCATCGGCTTCGCCAGCTTCGCCTCGCTGGTCGACAACCTGATCGAGGCGGTGAACATCCTCGGCTCGATCTTCTACGGCACGGTGCTCGGCCTCTTCGTCGTCGCCTTCTTCTTGAAGCGCGTGACCGCCACCCCGGTGCTCCTCGCGGCGCTGGTGGCGCAGGCGGTGGTGGCGGCGCTCTTCTTCGCCTCGGAGCTGGGCTTCCTCTGGTTCAACGTGGTGGGCTGCGCCATCGTGGTGGTGCTCTCGCTCCTCTTCGAGGCGGCGCGCAGCTTCGGCGGCGGCGGAGGGCTTGCCATCCGCGGCGAATGA
- the bshC gene encoding bacillithiol biosynthesis cysteine-adding enzyme BshC: MAGLVDSYLRGEARAFFPLTPTSAADRRSAVAAAVRPLDPAVADELERQNARHAPSPARAAHLAALRRGAAAVVTGQQVGLFLGPLYTVYKAAAAIRDARALAEESGAAVVPVFWLQTEDHDLPEIAGCCLPTASGDLAHLALPAAASDRISIAHRKIPAAIEGQLAQLRELLEDLPHGPAHLERIGRHYRAGAGWGEAFAGLLAELFADEGLVLLDPRTPAFAAAAVPIHRRALEGAELIARGLRAGCERLEAAGFDVAVHVREEAPLSFFHPDGPTGPRYRLDAHFAEVGGSGRHTRQALLERLEAEPLAFSTSALLRPILQDTLLPTAAYVGGPGEIAYFAQLAPLYAAFDKRMPLVVPRARFRVIEPRARRLLVRHDLAPQDAAQLEEALLARCSRAELPDGAAVLRSLLAPFEQTLDEVAVPLRGELEKALARTRTSVRVAAERFATRYERARLHRDEAVVADVRKLQRLLHPKGAPQERNHGFAWYGARYGDRAFLETILASVRPFDGSLLEIEP, translated from the coding sequence GTGGCAGGGCTGGTCGATTCGTATCTGCGGGGGGAGGCGAGGGCCTTCTTCCCGCTCACGCCCACCTCGGCAGCGGACCGCCGCAGCGCGGTCGCGGCGGCGGTGCGCCCCCTCGACCCGGCGGTCGCCGACGAGCTCGAACGACAGAACGCCCGCCATGCACCGAGCCCCGCCCGCGCCGCCCACCTCGCGGCGCTGCGGCGGGGCGCCGCTGCGGTGGTCACCGGCCAGCAGGTCGGCCTCTTCCTCGGGCCGCTCTACACCGTCTACAAGGCGGCGGCGGCGATCCGGGACGCGAGGGCGCTGGCGGAGGAGAGCGGCGCCGCGGTGGTGCCGGTCTTCTGGCTGCAGACCGAGGACCACGACCTGCCCGAGATCGCCGGCTGCTGCCTGCCCACGGCAAGCGGCGATCTCGCCCACCTGGCGCTCCCCGCCGCAGCCAGCGATCGGATTTCGATCGCCCACCGGAAGATCCCTGCGGCGATCGAAGGGCAGCTCGCGCAGCTCCGCGAGCTCCTCGAGGATCTGCCCCACGGTCCCGCCCACCTCGAGCGGATCGGGCGCCACTACCGCGCCGGCGCCGGCTGGGGCGAAGCCTTCGCGGGCCTCCTCGCCGAGCTCTTCGCCGACGAGGGGCTGGTCCTCCTCGATCCCCGCACCCCGGCCTTCGCAGCTGCAGCGGTGCCGATCCACCGCAGGGCCCTCGAGGGCGCGGAGCTCATCGCCCGCGGCTTGCGCGCAGGCTGCGAGCGCCTCGAGGCGGCGGGCTTCGACGTGGCGGTCCACGTCCGCGAGGAGGCGCCGCTCTCCTTCTTTCATCCCGACGGGCCGACGGGGCCCCGCTACCGCCTCGACGCACACTTCGCCGAGGTGGGCGGCAGCGGCAGGCACACCCGCCAGGCGCTGCTCGAGCGCCTCGAGGCGGAGCCGCTCGCCTTCAGCACCAGCGCGCTCCTCCGGCCGATCCTGCAGGACACCCTCCTGCCCACCGCCGCCTATGTCGGCGGCCCCGGCGAGATCGCCTATTTCGCCCAGCTCGCGCCGCTCTACGCCGCCTTCGACAAGCGGATGCCGCTGGTGGTGCCCCGGGCCCGCTTCCGGGTGATCGAGCCCCGGGCGAGGCGGCTCCTCGTCCGCCACGATCTCGCGCCGCAGGACGCGGCGCAGCTCGAGGAGGCGCTCCTCGCCCGATGTAGCAGGGCCGAGCTCCCCGACGGCGCGGCGGTCCTTCGATCGCTCCTCGCGCCTTTCGAGCAGACGCTGGACGAGGTGGCGGTCCCCTTGCGTGGCGAACTCGAGAAGGCCCTCGCCCGCACGCGCACCAGCGTCCGCGTCGCCGCGGAGCGCTTCGCCACGCGCTACGAAAGAGCGCGCCTCCACCGGGACGAGGCCGTCGTCGCCGACGTGCGCAAGCTGCAGCGCCTCCTCCACCCGAAGGGTGCGCCGCAGGAGCGGAACCACGGGTTCGCCTGGTACGGCGCCCGCTACGGCGACCGCGCCTTCCTCGAGACGATCCTCGCGTCGGTGCGCCCCTTCGACGGCTCGCTGCTGGAGATCGAGCCTTGA